The following are from one region of the Nostoc cf. commune SO-36 genome:
- the psbA gene encoding photosystem II q(b) protein, with protein sequence MTTTLQQRSSANVWDRFCEWITSTNNRIYIGWFGVVMIPTLLAATACFVIAFIAAPPVDIDGIREPVAGSLIYGNNIISGAVVPSSNAIGLHFYPIWEAASLDEWLYNGGPYQLVIFHFLIGVFCYLGREWELSYRLGMRPWIAIAYSAPVAAASAVFLVYPIGQGSFSDGMPLGISGTFNFMIVFQAEHNILMHPFHQLGVAGVFGGSLFSAMHGSLVTSSLVRETTETESQNYGYKFGQEEETYNIVAAHGYFGRLIFQYASFNNSRSLHFFLAAWPVIGIWFTALGVSTMAFNLNGFNFNQSIIDSEGRVIATWADVINRANLGMEVMHERNAHNFPLDLAAGDFAPVALTAPAING encoded by the coding sequence ATGACAACAACCTTACAACAGCGCTCAAGCGCCAATGTATGGGATCGATTCTGCGAATGGATCACCAGCACCAACAACCGTATTTACATCGGTTGGTTCGGCGTAGTCATGATTCCAACCTTGTTAGCCGCTACCGCCTGCTTTGTAATCGCCTTTATCGCAGCACCTCCAGTAGACATCGACGGTATCCGTGAACCAGTTGCAGGTTCATTAATTTACGGAAACAACATCATCTCCGGTGCAGTTGTTCCTTCCTCCAATGCAATCGGCTTGCACTTCTACCCAATTTGGGAAGCAGCATCCTTAGACGAGTGGTTGTACAACGGTGGCCCTTACCAATTGGTAATTTTCCACTTCCTGATTGGCGTATTCTGCTACTTGGGTCGTGAATGGGAACTATCCTACCGCTTAGGTATGCGTCCTTGGATTGCTATAGCTTATTCTGCACCAGTAGCAGCAGCAAGCGCAGTCTTCTTGGTATACCCAATCGGACAAGGTTCTTTCTCAGATGGTATGCCCTTGGGTATTTCTGGAACCTTCAACTTCATGATCGTGTTCCAAGCAGAACATAACATCTTGATGCACCCCTTCCACCAACTCGGTGTAGCAGGTGTATTCGGTGGAAGTTTGTTCAGTGCAATGCACGGTTCACTTGTAACTTCTTCCTTGGTTCGTGAAACAACCGAAACCGAATCACAAAACTACGGTTACAAATTCGGTCAAGAAGAAGAAACCTACAACATCGTTGCAGCCCACGGCTACTTCGGTCGTCTAATCTTCCAATACGCTTCATTCAACAACAGCCGTTCACTGCACTTCTTCTTAGCAGCATGGCCTGTAATCGGCATCTGGTTTACCGCCTTGGGTGTAAGCACAATGGCGTTCAACTTGAACGGTTTCAACTTCAACCAATCAATCATTGACTCTGAAGGTCGTGTGATTGCAACTTGGGCAGATGTAATCAACCGCGCTAACCTGGGTATGGAAGTAATGCATGAGCGCAACGCTCACAACTTCCCTCTCGATTTGGCTGCTGGTGACTTTGCTCCTGTGGCTCTAACCGCTCCTGCTATCAACGGTTAA
- the recR gene encoding recombination mediator RecR, with protein MQRLPGVGPKSAQRLALHILKRPEAEVEALAQALIEAKKQIGLCSVCFHLSAEPVCEICRNANRDNNTICVVADPRDVIALEKTREYKGKYHVLGGVISPIDGIGPEQLTILALQRRVGQQKPQEVILAISPSIEGETTTLYIGQLLKPFTKVTRIAFGLPVGGDLEYADEVTLARALEGRRELD; from the coding sequence TTGCAACGCCTGCCGGGAGTTGGCCCCAAAAGTGCCCAACGACTGGCTTTGCATATTTTGAAGCGACCAGAAGCAGAAGTAGAAGCTTTGGCACAAGCTTTAATTGAGGCAAAAAAACAGATAGGCTTGTGTTCTGTTTGCTTTCACTTATCTGCTGAACCTGTTTGTGAAATCTGCCGCAATGCCAACCGTGACAATAATACTATTTGTGTTGTAGCAGATCCTCGCGATGTGATTGCGCTGGAAAAAACCCGCGAATACAAAGGCAAATATCACGTTTTGGGTGGGGTGATTTCGCCAATTGATGGAATTGGGCCAGAACAGTTGACTATACTGGCTTTACAGCGCCGAGTCGGTCAGCAAAAACCTCAAGAGGTAATTCTCGCAATTAGTCCGAGTATAGAAGGTGAGACAACAACACTGTATATCGGTCAGCTATTGAAACCATTTACTAAGGTGACGCGGATTGCTTTTGGTTTACCTGTGGGTGGCGATTTGGAGTACGCAGATGAAGTGACTTTGGCGAGGGCGTTGGAAGGACGCCGGGAATTGGATTAG
- a CDS encoding ABC transporter permease has translation MQRYLKVLRLFWSAAIAAELEYRINFFIATLSSLGNLVGSLFGLFLFYRTGYSFSGWSWEAALVVLGIFTLLQGFSATFLASNLNRIVRHVQEGTLDFILLKPIRSQFWLSTHTLSPWGLPDLVFGSIIIGYAGKRLGVEINGYLLGVLPLLFSLIILYSLWFMLGATSIWFVKIYNVTEVLRGLLEAGRYPIAAYPTAYRFFFTFVMPVAFLTTVPAQALLGRSEISWLIGAAILAVVLFFVSTWFWRFALRFYTSASS, from the coding sequence ATGCAAAGGTATTTGAAAGTATTAAGATTATTTTGGAGTGCTGCGATCGCAGCAGAATTGGAATATCGGATTAACTTTTTTATAGCTACCCTCAGCAGCTTGGGAAATCTTGTCGGCAGCCTCTTTGGACTATTCTTGTTTTACCGCACTGGCTACAGTTTTAGTGGCTGGTCATGGGAAGCAGCTTTAGTAGTTTTAGGAATTTTTACCTTACTTCAAGGATTTTCTGCTACTTTTCTGGCATCAAATTTGAATCGCATTGTCCGCCATGTCCAGGAAGGCACTTTGGACTTTATATTATTAAAACCTATCCGCAGTCAGTTTTGGCTTTCCACCCATACTCTTTCACCTTGGGGACTGCCGGATCTAGTTTTTGGTAGTATTATCATTGGCTATGCAGGTAAACGCCTCGGTGTAGAGATAAACGGCTATTTACTTGGTGTGTTGCCGTTATTGTTCAGCTTAATAATTTTGTACAGCCTGTGGTTTATGCTAGGAGCGACAAGTATTTGGTTCGTTAAAATATACAACGTTACCGAAGTCTTGCGTGGTTTATTAGAAGCTGGACGATATCCCATCGCCGCATATCCCACTGCTTACCGTTTTTTCTTCACCTTTGTGATGCCAGTAGCTTTTTTAACTACTGTACCAGCCCAAGCGCTGTTGGGTCGGAGTGAAATTAGCTGGTTGATAGGTGCGGCAATATTAGCAGTAGTGCTGTTTTTTGTTTCTACTTGGTTTTGGCGGTTTGCGTTGCGGTTTTATACTAGTGCTTCGAGTTAA